One window from the genome of Streptococcus halotolerans encodes:
- a CDS encoding DUF1831 domain-containing protein, translating into MAFEKSISLKDCQYTYAIDPNIKKYTLKDLTFSENKVGHYELSRLLEEVPNSGQGFLLKIVIHKELTGFKLNITDQSGLRLVNIFKSDDHKILQDKFYFLMDSLVERQVFIKKEQ; encoded by the coding sequence ATGGCTTTTGAAAAATCAATTTCACTAAAAGATTGTCAATACACCTATGCGATTGACCCAAACATCAAAAAATATACCCTCAAAGATTTAACTTTTTCAGAAAACAAAGTTGGTCATTATGAACTGAGTCGTCTTTTGGAGGAAGTCCCCAACTCCGGTCAAGGGTTCCTCTTAAAAATTGTTATCCATAAGGAATTGACTGGTTTTAAACTCAATATTACTGATCAATCTGGTCTTCGTTTAGTGAACATCTTTAAATCTGATGACCATAAAATACTGCAAGATAAATTTTACTTCCTAATGGATAGTCTGGTAGAACGTCAAGTCTTTATCAAAAAAGAGCAATAA
- a CDS encoding AI-2E family transporter, producing MKFTKKEVGYIVLTFFLCFGIYQNWESGADLLKTFWNALKPFLVGAGIAYIINIVMYVYENWFEKFIKLSFLLKVKRPISMLLAYLTFILVVVWIFSIVLPDLISSLQVLLKVDTRAVSKIISELNDNKMVDRVLDAFGQNSDISSNISKLTQQITKQLLSVLTNILTSVSNIASTVINVFVSLVFSFYVLANKETLIRQSRTLTELYTGKWASTIFYVTEILHDRFHSFFVGQTLEAVILGTLTAIGMVIFGFPYAVTVGVLIAFTALLPIVGAFIGAGVGFILIATESFQLAVFFIIYLLILQQIESNLIYPKVVGNSIGLPGMWVLLAITVGGAVNGVLGMLVAVPIAGTFYQVLKDNVREKQKKSEKQVRPPHY from the coding sequence GTGAAATTTACAAAAAAAGAAGTAGGTTATATCGTTCTGACTTTCTTTCTCTGTTTTGGGATTTATCAGAATTGGGAAAGTGGTGCTGATCTGCTCAAAACGTTCTGGAATGCTTTAAAACCCTTTTTAGTGGGGGCAGGAATTGCCTACATTATTAACATTGTCATGTATGTCTACGAAAACTGGTTCGAAAAGTTTATCAAGCTATCATTTTTACTAAAGGTAAAACGTCCTATTTCAATGCTTTTGGCTTATCTGACTTTTATTTTAGTGGTTGTTTGGATTTTTTCAATCGTTCTTCCAGATTTGATTTCGAGTTTGCAAGTTCTCTTGAAGGTTGATACCCGAGCTGTTTCAAAAATCATTTCTGAATTAAATGACAACAAAATGGTTGATCGTGTTTTAGATGCTTTCGGTCAAAACTCCGATATCAGTTCGAACATTTCTAAATTAACGCAGCAAATCACCAAACAATTGCTGTCTGTTCTGACGAACATCTTGACCTCTGTTTCCAATATTGCTTCAACAGTTATCAATGTCTTTGTCAGTCTTGTTTTTTCTTTCTATGTTTTGGCAAATAAAGAAACCTTGATTCGACAATCGAGAACTTTGACCGAACTTTATACTGGTAAATGGGCTTCAACAATTTTCTATGTTACGGAGATCCTTCATGACCGTTTCCATAGTTTCTTTGTGGGGCAAACTCTTGAAGCCGTTATTCTTGGTACTTTAACCGCTATTGGTATGGTTATTTTTGGTTTTCCTTATGCTGTCACCGTAGGGGTTTTAATTGCCTTTACTGCCTTGCTTCCGATTGTCGGGGCCTTTATTGGAGCTGGAGTTGGTTTTATTTTAATTGCGACAGAATCTTTCCAGTTGGCTGTTTTTTTCATCATTTACCTGTTGATCCTGCAACAAATTGAAAGTAACCTTATTTATCCTAAAGTTGTTGGAAATTCTATTGGTCTTCCAGGGATGTGGGTTCTTTTAGCGATTACTGTCGGAGGTGCTGTCAATGGTGTTTTAGGGATGCTAGTCGCTGTTCCAATCGCAGGAACCTTCTATCAAGTGCTTAAAGACAATGTCAGAGAGAAGCAGAAGAAGTCGGAAAAACAAGTGAGACCACCACATTATTAA
- a CDS encoding lipopolysaccharide biosynthesis protein has protein sequence MNTDKLKKIVKNFGYVITSNLLTLIISSLVILVLPKVIGVNEYGYWQLYTFYLTYIGFFHFGWCDGIYLKFGGKIYENLDRSYFSSQISSFIIFQSVISLISIVLSLVLTDGGDTLFIFIALSLNFVITNTRLLYIYTLQTTNRIKDASIITIADRFIYALLLVVLLLLNHVSFKNMIIVDNIGRLISLIYAVIVCREITFTPRIQPFKLKDSWDNIKVGSNLMLANIASNLIIGVVRFAIQKGWDIATFGKVSLTLSLSNLVMTFINAVGVVVFPMLKRTHPDKLSRVYESMRLLLMLAMLTVLLSYYPIRLILENWLPAYKVSLEFMGIIFPMVVFEGKTSLLLNTYLKAMRQEKLIFKINFLSTLMSVFVALISVGLLKSLYLSVCSIVILLAFRSTVLELYLTKLLNIELSKDMFLELLIVLVFIFANIFAKIQISLIIYIMALIIYYCITLNKKNITLLKSLRDI, from the coding sequence TTGAATACAGATAAATTAAAAAAGATAGTAAAAAATTTTGGTTATGTAATCACTTCGAATTTACTTACCTTAATTATCTCTTCATTAGTCATTTTAGTGTTACCCAAAGTAATTGGAGTAAATGAGTATGGTTACTGGCAGCTTTATACCTTTTATCTGACTTATATTGGTTTCTTTCATTTTGGATGGTGTGATGGGATTTATCTAAAATTTGGAGGTAAGATATATGAAAATCTAGATAGATCATACTTTTCATCACAGATATCAAGTTTTATTATTTTCCAATCGGTCATTTCATTAATCAGCATAGTTTTAAGCTTAGTGTTGACAGATGGAGGGGATACACTATTTATCTTTATTGCTCTATCATTAAATTTCGTTATAACAAATACTAGACTTTTATATATATATACGCTTCAAACAACTAATCGAATAAAGGACGCCTCAATCATTACTATTGCAGATAGATTTATCTACGCGTTGTTATTGGTAGTTCTTTTATTATTAAATCATGTTAGTTTTAAAAACATGATTATTGTTGATAATATTGGTAGATTGATTTCATTAATTTACGCAGTTATAGTTTGTAGAGAAATAACTTTTACTCCAAGGATACAACCGTTTAAACTTAAAGATAGTTGGGATAATATTAAAGTTGGCAGTAATTTAATGCTAGCAAATATTGCTAGTAATTTAATTATTGGCGTTGTAAGGTTCGCTATTCAAAAGGGGTGGGATATTGCTACCTTTGGTAAAGTATCGTTAACGTTAAGTCTATCTAACTTAGTTATGACGTTTATTAATGCAGTTGGAGTTGTAGTATTCCCAATGTTAAAACGTACTCATCCAGACAAGTTGTCAAGAGTTTATGAGTCTATGAGACTTTTACTGATGTTGGCTATGTTAACAGTTTTATTGTCATATTACCCAATTCGACTAATATTAGAAAATTGGCTGCCAGCTTATAAAGTTAGTCTAGAATTCATGGGTATTATTTTTCCAATGGTTGTATTTGAAGGGAAGACCTCTCTGCTATTGAACACTTATCTAAAAGCTATGAGACAAGAGAAACTCATTTTTAAAATTAATTTTTTATCAACTCTGATGAGCGTTTTTGTGGCTTTGATCTCTGTTGGGTTACTAAAAAGTCTATACCTTTCGGTTTGTTCTATTGTAATATTATTAGCATTCCGAAGTACAGTATTGGAACTTTATTTAACAAAACTTTTGAATATTGAACTTTCGAAAGATATGTTCTTAGAGTTACTTATAGTATTAGTGTTTATTTTTGCCAATATATTTGCAAAAATTCAAATATCTCTTATAATCTATATTATGGCCTTAATCATTTACTACTGTATAACGTTAAATAAGAAAAATATAACTTTATTGAAGTCTTTAAGAGATATTTAG
- the radC gene encoding RadC family protein, whose translation MYHVTIPNEALLPRERLVQLGAEKLSNQELLAILLRTGTKKEPVMALSQAILSELNSLADLQELSLQELQTIHGIGLAKSTELKAMLELAKRINASETKRSERIMGSQQVAKKMMIELGRQKQEHLVVLYLDTQNRIIEQRTIFIGTVRRSVAEPREILYYACKNMATSIILVHNHPSGTVDPSENDLRFTEKLKRCCDDMGLVLLDHLIIGNKDYFSFREESDVL comes from the coding sequence ATGTATCACGTTACTATTCCAAATGAAGCGCTGTTACCTCGTGAACGTTTAGTTCAACTGGGGGCTGAAAAACTCAGTAATCAAGAACTACTAGCCATTTTATTACGGACAGGAACGAAAAAAGAGCCTGTAATGGCTCTGTCTCAAGCTATTTTATCAGAACTCAATAGTCTAGCTGATTTGCAGGAGTTATCACTACAAGAGTTACAAACGATTCATGGTATTGGTCTGGCTAAATCAACAGAACTCAAAGCCATGCTTGAATTGGCTAAACGAATAAATGCCTCAGAGACTAAACGTTCTGAGAGAATCATGGGAAGTCAACAAGTTGCCAAGAAAATGATGATAGAGCTAGGGAGGCAGAAGCAGGAGCATCTGGTTGTACTTTATCTAGATACACAAAATCGCATTATTGAACAACGTACGATTTTTATTGGCACCGTCCGACGATCGGTTGCTGAGCCACGCGAAATCCTTTATTATGCCTGTAAAAACATGGCAACATCCATTATTTTAGTCCATAATCACCCCTCAGGAACTGTTGATCCAAGTGAGAATGATTTACGTTTCACAGAAAAATTGAAACGTTGTTGTGATGATATGGGATTGGTCCTGTTAGATCATCTGATTATTGGAAATAAGGATTATTTTAGCTTTCGAGAAGAGTCTGACGTATTGTAA
- the wecB gene encoding non-hydrolyzing UDP-N-acetylglucosamine 2-epimerase, with protein sequence MKKIMLVFGTRPEAIKMCPLVNELKKSDQIDVKVCVTGQHKEMLQQVLDVFEVVPDYDLEIMQPNQTLYTITTSILEKIKPVFDDFKPDIVLVHGDTTTTFATSLAAFYSGIKVGHVEAGLRTYNLSSPFPEEFNRQAVSIVSDFNFAPTEISKQHLLSEGKKEETIFVTGNTAIDALKTTVKEDYNHKLFDWVGDSKLIMITAHRRENLGQPMKNMFKAIKRVLNENPDLKAIYPIHKNPVVRDTANEIFGDDDRLRLIEPLEVIDFHNFLNKSYLILTDSGGIQEEAPSLGKPVLVMRDTTERPEGEAAGTLKLVGTEEENIYKNFNRLLTNKDEYLKMSKASNPYGDGTASQQISDILLKEL encoded by the coding sequence ATGAAAAAAATTATGCTAGTTTTTGGTACCCGTCCAGAGGCAATTAAGATGTGTCCACTAGTGAATGAATTAAAGAAATCTGATCAAATTGATGTTAAGGTTTGTGTTACAGGGCAACATAAAGAGATGTTGCAGCAAGTTCTTGATGTATTTGAAGTTGTACCTGATTATGATTTAGAAATTATGCAGCCTAATCAAACTCTGTATACTATTACAACAAGTATTTTAGAAAAAATTAAACCAGTATTCGATGATTTTAAACCAGATATCGTACTTGTACATGGAGATACAACTACGACTTTTGCTACTTCATTAGCAGCATTTTATTCTGGAATTAAAGTAGGTCATGTAGAAGCAGGATTACGTACTTATAATCTTTCGAGTCCATTTCCTGAGGAGTTTAATAGGCAAGCTGTTTCAATTGTATCTGATTTTAACTTTGCCCCCACAGAAATTTCAAAACAGCATTTACTTTCAGAAGGAAAAAAAGAAGAAACAATTTTTGTAACAGGAAATACAGCAATTGATGCACTAAAAACAACAGTAAAAGAAGATTATAACCATAAACTTTTTGATTGGGTTGGCGATTCCAAATTAATTATGATTACAGCTCACCGTAGGGAAAATCTAGGTCAGCCCATGAAAAATATGTTTAAGGCAATTAAGCGTGTGTTAAATGAAAATCCAGATTTAAAAGCAATTTATCCCATTCATAAGAATCCTGTTGTACGTGATACAGCAAATGAAATCTTCGGGGACGATGATCGCTTAAGATTAATTGAACCTCTTGAAGTTATTGACTTTCATAATTTCTTAAACAAAAGTTATTTAATTTTGACTGATTCAGGGGGGATTCAAGAAGAAGCACCATCCCTAGGAAAGCCTGTTCTCGTAATGCGGGATACTACTGAAAGGCCAGAAGGAGAGGCAGCAGGAACCTTAAAACTTGTAGGCACTGAAGAAGAAAATATTTATAAAAATTTCAATCGTCTTTTAACCAATAAAGACGAATATCTTAAAATGAGTAAGGCAAGTAATCCTTATGGTGATGGTACAGCTTCTCAGCAAATTTCAGATATATTACTAAAAGAATTATAA
- a CDS encoding SGNH/GDSL hydrolase family protein — MFEVIGSDLAKYHQQKLADYLSANQRDPRDAIVFTGDSIIEFFPLKKFFGREQAILNRGIAGTDTNWLKAHIKEQVLEVEPAKLFILIGTNDFGLGYDEEHILKNIESILETIQFESIATKVYLVSVLPVSHKKDYQDRVKVRHNNAIQRLNQKLEEQLLADYIDLYPYLCDEEGNLADEYTTDGLHLSQKGYALISEHLKMYL, encoded by the coding sequence ATGTTTGAAGTTATTGGATCTGACTTGGCCAAATATCACCAACAAAAATTAGCCGATTATCTGTCTGCTAATCAGCGGGACCCCAGAGATGCGATTGTTTTTACAGGGGACTCGATTATTGAATTTTTCCCTTTAAAGAAATTTTTTGGTCGAGAACAAGCCATCTTAAATCGAGGGATTGCTGGAACAGATACCAATTGGCTTAAAGCGCACATCAAAGAACAGGTTTTAGAAGTAGAACCTGCTAAGCTTTTTATTTTAATTGGAACCAATGATTTTGGTCTTGGTTACGATGAGGAACATATTCTTAAAAATATTGAGTCCATTTTGGAAACTATCCAGTTTGAATCCATTGCGACCAAGGTGTATTTGGTTTCGGTTTTGCCGGTTAGCCATAAGAAAGACTATCAAGACAGGGTAAAAGTCCGACATAACAATGCTATTCAGCGTTTGAATCAGAAACTTGAAGAACAACTGTTGGCTGACTATATTGATCTTTATCCTTATTTATGCGATGAAGAGGGCAACTTGGCTGATGAGTATACAACTGATGGTTTACACTTAAGTCAAAAAGGTTATGCTCTTATTTCTGAACACTTGAAGATGTACTTATAG
- a CDS encoding DUF4649 family protein: MLTISYLNDAKQEKEVNYETYDAYRQAQMSCVIGISDHFPVTKVLYKDEEIDYSGNFGNLFYALDKKGLS; the protein is encoded by the coding sequence ATGCTAACCATTTCCTATCTAAATGATGCTAAACAAGAAAAAGAAGTTAACTATGAGACTTATGATGCCTACCGTCAAGCCCAGATGTCTTGTGTGATTGGCATTTCTGATCACTTTCCTGTGACAAAAGTGCTATACAAAGATGAGGAAATTGACTACTCTGGTAACTTCGGAAATCTCTTTTACGCTCTTGATAAAAAAGGATTAAGCTAA
- the pepV gene encoding dipeptidase PepV, translated as MSTIDFKAEVDKRREDMMADLFTLLSINSERDDSQADEQHPFGPGPVKALEAFLEIAKRDDYKTRNIDNYAGEFEFGDGDEVMGIFGHLDVVPAGSGWDTDPYTPVIKDGRLYARGASDDKGPTMACYYGLKIIKELGLPVSKKVRFVVGTDEESGWADMDYYFEHAGVKKPDFGFSPDAEFPIINGEKGNITEYLHFSGDNDGAVVLHKFEGGLRENMVPESATALISGDINFEDLSEKLRVFNADNDLTGEISQDNDGNVAITVNGKSAHGSMPYKGVNGATFLANFLKDLAFEGGARTFIDITADVLHEDFEAEKLGLAYTDDKMGSVSMNAGVFSFLKEEADNTIALNFRYPKGTDTQTIKAGLEKLDGVEKVTLSEHEHTPHYVPVEDPLVETLLSVYEKHTGLKGHEQVIGGGTFGRLLERGVAFGALFPDSIDTMHQANEFSDVEELFTAAAIYAEGIYELIK; from the coding sequence ATGTCTACGATTGATTTTAAAGCAGAAGTTGATAAACGCCGTGAGGATATGATGGCAGATCTGTTTACTCTTTTGAGTATTAACTCTGAGCGTGACGATAGTCAAGCAGATGAGCAGCACCCATTTGGTCCTGGTCCTGTTAAAGCTTTGGAGGCATTCTTAGAGATTGCTAAGCGCGATGATTACAAGACACGAAATATCGATAATTATGCGGGTGAGTTTGAATTTGGTGACGGTGATGAGGTCATGGGGATTTTTGGTCACCTAGATGTGGTTCCTGCTGGTTCTGGTTGGGATACTGACCCTTACACACCTGTTATTAAAGATGGTCGTCTCTATGCGCGTGGGGCATCTGACGATAAAGGCCCTACGATGGCATGCTATTACGGTTTGAAGATCATCAAAGAACTTGGCCTTCCTGTTTCTAAAAAAGTGCGCTTTGTGGTAGGTACTGACGAGGAGTCAGGTTGGGCTGACATGGATTATTACTTTGAGCACGCTGGTGTTAAAAAACCTGATTTTGGTTTTTCTCCAGACGCTGAGTTTCCAATCATCAACGGCGAAAAAGGTAATATCACTGAATACCTTCATTTCTCAGGTGATAATGATGGCGCGGTCGTTCTTCATAAATTTGAAGGCGGTCTGCGTGAAAATATGGTTCCTGAATCAGCAACAGCTCTTATTTCAGGTGATATTAATTTTGAAGACTTATCTGAAAAACTTCGTGTCTTTAACGCCGATAACGACTTGACTGGTGAGATTTCTCAAGATAATGATGGTAATGTGGCGATTACCGTTAATGGTAAATCTGCCCACGGCTCTATGCCATACAAGGGTGTGAACGGTGCAACCTTCCTTGCTAATTTCTTGAAAGATTTAGCTTTTGAAGGTGGAGCACGTACCTTTATTGATATTACAGCTGATGTTCTTCATGAAGACTTTGAAGCTGAAAAACTTGGCTTGGCTTATACTGATGACAAAATGGGATCAGTTAGCATGAATGCTGGTGTTTTCTCATTCTTGAAAGAAGAAGCAGACAACACTATTGCGCTTAATTTCCGTTACCCTAAAGGAACAGATACTCAAACCATTAAAGCTGGGCTTGAAAAGCTCGATGGGGTTGAAAAAGTGACGCTTTCTGAGCATGAACATACGCCACACTATGTGCCAGTTGAAGACCCATTAGTTGAAACCCTACTTTCAGTCTATGAAAAGCACACAGGGCTTAAAGGTCACGAGCAAGTTATCGGTGGTGGTACTTTTGGCCGTCTCTTAGAGCGTGGCGTTGCCTTTGGTGCCCTTTTCCCAGATTCTATCGATACCATGCACCAAGCTAATGAATTCTCTGATGTTGAAGAACTCTTTACAGCAGCTGCTATTTATGCAGAGGGAATCTACGAATTGATAAAATAA
- the ald gene encoding alanine dehydrogenase: MIIGIPKEIKNNENRVGLTPAGVLAFKQAGHKVWIEKDAGLGSGFSDEDYIAQGADIKQTPEETWAADMVIKVKEPLASEYVYFRPDLLLFTYLHLAPALELTTALLDGGLAAVAYETVVDRGRLPLLNPMSEVAGRMATQIGARFLTKIEGGSGILLGGVPGVRKGRVVIIGGGNVGVNAAKMAVGLGADVTILDVNPTRLAQLDTQFDGKVQTLMSNTLNIAEAVAEADLLIGAVLIPGARAPKLVTKEMVATMKPGSVIIDVAVDQGGIIETADRVTTHDAPTYVVDDVIHYAVANMPGAVARTSTLALTNATLPYALELANKGLETAIAENPALRSGLNIYHGKLTNQAVAEAHDLPYHEI, encoded by the coding sequence ATGATTATTGGTATTCCGAAAGAAATAAAGAATAATGAAAACAGGGTTGGGTTAACACCAGCAGGAGTCTTAGCTTTTAAACAAGCAGGGCACAAGGTTTGGATTGAAAAAGATGCAGGTCTTGGTTCTGGTTTTTCTGATGAAGATTATATTGCTCAAGGAGCTGACATAAAACAAACACCTGAGGAAACCTGGGCAGCTGATATGGTTATCAAAGTTAAAGAACCGTTAGCTTCTGAATATGTCTATTTTCGTCCAGACTTACTTCTATTCACCTATCTTCACTTGGCTCCAGCACTTGAATTAACCACTGCTTTGCTGGATGGTGGACTAGCTGCCGTAGCCTATGAAACAGTCGTTGACCGTGGCAGACTACCTCTTCTTAACCCTATGAGTGAAGTTGCAGGACGTATGGCAACTCAAATAGGTGCACGCTTCTTGACGAAGATTGAGGGTGGCTCTGGAATTCTTTTAGGTGGAGTGCCAGGTGTTAGAAAAGGCCGTGTCGTGATTATCGGAGGCGGTAATGTAGGGGTTAACGCAGCTAAGATGGCTGTCGGCTTAGGAGCAGATGTTACTATTTTGGACGTTAATCCAACACGTCTAGCACAACTCGATACACAATTTGATGGTAAGGTTCAAACCTTGATGTCAAATACCCTCAATATTGCAGAAGCTGTTGCAGAGGCTGATTTATTGATCGGAGCGGTCCTTATTCCGGGAGCACGCGCTCCTAAGCTAGTGACTAAGGAAATGGTAGCTACCATGAAACCTGGCTCAGTGATCATCGACGTTGCTGTCGACCAAGGTGGAATTATTGAAACAGCTGACCGAGTGACGACACATGATGCTCCTACATATGTAGTTGATGATGTGATTCATTATGCCGTGGCAAACATGCCAGGCGCTGTCGCAAGAACATCGACACTTGCCTTGACAAACGCGACATTACCGTATGCGCTTGAGTTGGCTAACAAGGGTCTTGAAACAGCAATTGCTGAAAATCCTGCCCTTCGATCAGGCCTCAACATCTATCATGGAAAATTGACTAATCAAGCTGTTGCCGAGGCCCATGATTTACCCTATCATGAAATTTAA
- a CDS encoding redox-sensing transcriptional repressor Rex, whose product MSVEKTIPKATAKRLSLYYRIFKRFYTDNIEKASSKQIADAMGIDSATVRRDFSHFGELGRRGFGYDVKKLMNFFADILDDHSTTNVTLVGVGNIGRALMHYRFHDRNKMQIAIAFDRDDNEIVGTSSPDGIPIHGISTIKETLKDTDIETAILTVPSLQAQEVADQLVEAGIKGILSFSPVHLSVPKDVVVQYVDLTSELQTLLYFMNQKQN is encoded by the coding sequence ATGTCTGTTGAAAAAACTATTCCAAAAGCGACAGCCAAACGTTTATCACTTTATTACCGTATTTTTAAACGTTTTTATACTGATAATATTGAAAAAGCAAGTTCTAAACAAATCGCAGACGCAATGGGAATTGACTCTGCTACCGTCCGTCGTGACTTTTCACACTTTGGAGAATTAGGTCGCCGCGGTTTTGGATATGATGTTAAGAAATTAATGAATTTCTTTGCTGATATTCTGGATGACCACTCTACCACTAACGTTACCCTAGTTGGGGTGGGAAATATTGGTCGTGCCCTTATGCACTATCGCTTCCATGATCGTAACAAAATGCAGATTGCCATTGCCTTTGACCGCGATGATAATGAAATCGTTGGAACAAGTTCTCCAGATGGTATTCCCATTCATGGAATCTCTACCATAAAAGAAACCCTCAAAGATACTGACATTGAAACAGCTATCCTTACAGTTCCAAGCCTTCAAGCACAAGAAGTTGCTGATCAGCTGGTCGAAGCTGGTATTAAAGGGATCCTAAGCTTCTCACCTGTCCATCTTTCTGTGCCAAAAGATGTTGTCGTACAATACGTAGACCTTACCAGCGAATTGCAGACACTTCTCTACTTTATGAACCAGAAACAAAATTAA
- a CDS encoding cysteine desulfurase family protein, whose protein sequence is MIYLDNAATTPLTESVIAEMTQTMTLQLANPSSIHAHGRLASQKLREYRQTVASLLSTTPNNIIFTSGGTESNNTALKGYALAHQKNGKHIITSAVEHHSVLHTLEYLEKRFGFEVTYLQPVNGVIRLEDLESALREDTILVSLMYANNETGDMLPIADVGNLLKDHPAAFHVDAVQVAGKILLEPEKLGIDFMSISAHKFHGPKGVGILFSNRMLFDPLLHGGEQEEKHRASTENLIGIAGMTKALSDSHKHLDENWDKVTQLNHVFLEQLAGLDFYLNTNTKAMPHVLNIGFPGANNGILLTQLDLQGYSVSTGSACTAGTVDPSHVLAAKYGTDSPKLQESIRISFSELNTEEEVIGLANLLKSLLGD, encoded by the coding sequence TTGATTTATTTGGATAATGCTGCAACTACCCCCTTAACAGAGTCTGTTATCGCTGAGATGACACAAACAATGACACTCCAGCTAGCAAACCCATCGAGTATTCACGCGCATGGCCGATTAGCTAGTCAAAAATTAAGAGAGTACCGACAGACAGTAGCATCACTTCTAAGCACAACTCCAAATAATATCATCTTCACTTCTGGAGGCACCGAAAGTAATAACACTGCCTTAAAAGGCTATGCCCTAGCCCATCAGAAAAATGGCAAGCATATTATTACATCAGCTGTCGAACACCATTCTGTATTGCATACTCTGGAGTATTTGGAAAAACGTTTTGGTTTCGAAGTGACTTACCTGCAGCCTGTTAATGGCGTCATTCGTCTTGAAGACTTAGAAAGTGCTTTGCGAGAAGATACTATTCTGGTTAGTCTCATGTACGCCAACAATGAGACTGGAGACATGTTGCCAATTGCTGACGTCGGTAACTTATTAAAAGACCACCCAGCTGCTTTTCACGTTGATGCCGTTCAAGTGGCTGGAAAAATCCTTCTAGAACCAGAGAAACTAGGCATTGATTTCATGTCTATCTCAGCTCATAAGTTTCATGGACCTAAGGGCGTCGGTATCCTGTTTAGTAATCGGATGCTGTTTGACCCCCTCCTACACGGCGGAGAACAAGAAGAGAAACATCGCGCCAGCACTGAAAATCTCATCGGTATTGCGGGCATGACCAAGGCCTTATCTGATAGCCATAAGCATCTAGATGAAAACTGGGATAAGGTGACCCAACTCAATCATGTTTTCTTGGAACAGTTAGCTGGACTGGATTTTTATTTAAATACCAATACTAAAGCAATGCCACATGTGTTAAATATTGGTTTTCCAGGTGCCAACAATGGCATCCTTTTAACACAGCTTGATTTACAGGGATACTCTGTTTCTACTGGTTCAGCTTGTACAGCAGGGACAGTTGATCCTAGTCACGTTTTGGCTGCCAAATATGGAACGGACTCACCTAAGCTTCAAGAATCCATCCGAATCAGCTTTTCAGAATTAAATACTGAAGAGGAAGTTATTGGCTTAGCTAACCTACTAAAATCATTATTAGGAGACTAG